From Candidatus Vondammii sp. HM_W22, one genomic window encodes:
- a CDS encoding ATP phosphoribosyltransferase regulatory subunit — translation MMTNNHWLLPEGIDEVLPPQAKKLEKLRRELLDLFDGWGYELVMPPFIEYLESLLTGTGSDLDLRTFKITDQISGRTMGIRADITPQVARIDAHQLRRSAPTRLCYLGTVLNTRSGGFSGSRAPLQVGAELYGHAGVESDLEVLLLMIETLEQAGLKNIYLDLGHVGIFRGLIQQAGLDQRQELALFDVLQRKAVTETEGLLREFNLSGAVRDMLAELAQLSGDDVLARARKNLSGASEAVLNALSQLERLAVLLAEQRPDLPIHFDLSELRGYYYHTGVVFAAFVPGLGQGMARGGRYDDIGRVFGRARPACGFSADLKMLLGLGATESSEERAGIFAPLSEDPLLKQRVEELRRHGRRVICALPGQAANALEMGCGEVLEKQGENWVAVAAQ, via the coding sequence ATGATGACAAACAACCACTGGCTGTTGCCTGAGGGTATTGACGAAGTTCTTCCCCCCCAGGCCAAAAAGCTGGAGAAGTTGCGCAGGGAGCTCCTCGACCTCTTTGATGGCTGGGGCTATGAACTGGTGATGCCGCCGTTTATTGAATACCTGGAGTCACTGCTCACAGGAACAGGCAGCGACCTGGATCTGCGAACCTTCAAGATTACCGATCAGATCAGCGGCCGTACCATGGGGATCCGTGCTGATATTACTCCCCAGGTAGCACGGATAGACGCCCACCAGTTGCGACGCTCAGCTCCCACGCGCCTCTGTTATCTCGGTACCGTACTGAATACCCGAAGTGGCGGATTTTCCGGTTCCCGCGCGCCGCTGCAGGTTGGTGCCGAACTCTATGGTCATGCCGGAGTGGAAAGTGATCTGGAAGTGCTCTTACTAATGATCGAAACACTGGAACAGGCCGGGCTCAAGAATATCTACCTGGATCTTGGGCATGTCGGTATTTTCCGTGGGCTGATACAACAGGCGGGACTCGACCAGCGCCAGGAACTGGCACTGTTTGATGTGCTGCAGCGCAAAGCAGTGACTGAGACAGAAGGTCTACTGCGAGAGTTTAACCTGTCAGGTGCTGTCAGGGATATGCTTGCCGAGCTGGCGCAATTGAGCGGTGATGATGTTTTGGCAAGGGCGCGGAAGAACCTGAGTGGTGCCAGTGAAGCAGTGTTGAATGCCCTGTCACAGCTGGAGCGTCTGGCTGTCCTGTTGGCGGAACAGCGCCCTGATCTGCCGATCCATTTCGACCTGTCAGAACTGCGTGGCTATTATTACCATACAGGTGTGGTGTTTGCTGCCTTTGTCCCGGGGTTGGGACAGGGGATGGCTCGTGGTGGCCGCTATGATGATATTGGCCGGGTATTTGGTCGCGCACGACCGGCCTGTGGTTTCAGTGCCGACCTGAAAATGCTCCTGGGATTGGGTGCAACAGAAAGTAGTGAAGAGCGAGCGGGTATTTTTGCCCCTCTGTCTGAAGATCCGCTTCTCAAACAGCGGGTTGAAGAGCTGCGGCGTCATGGGCGTCGTGTAATTTGCGCACTTCCCGGGCAGGCAGCTAACGCTTTGGAGATGGGCTGTGGGGAAGTCCTGGAAAAACAGGGTGAGAATTGGGTTGCCGTGGCAGCACAGTGA
- a CDS encoding DUF2065 domain-containing protein → MWHELLIAFALLMVIEGVMPFLSPGTMRKMMQVVVEMDDHALRVGGLVSMILGVVTLYLVN, encoded by the coding sequence ATGTGGCATGAACTGCTGATTGCTTTTGCGTTATTGATGGTAATCGAGGGTGTAATGCCTTTTCTAAGTCCCGGCACCATGCGTAAAATGATGCAGGTGGTGGTTGAAATGGACGATCACGCTCTGCGCGTTGGCGGCCTGGTGAGCATGATATTGGGTGTAGTGACACTCTATCTTGTGAATTGA
- the hflC gene encoding protease modulator HflC, producing MNSGKIGFLAVGLIILAGFGFSSLFVVNQWEMALKLRLGEIVDDDYAPGLHWRIPVIHNVMKFDGRIQTLDTRPERYLTIEKKDVIVDSYVKWRITHVAQYFRSTGGSSTKASRLLSERINTSLRNEFGKRTIKEVVSGERAEIMAELTKASDEMANELGIEVLDVRVKQIDLPPEVSESVYGRMRAERERVARDLRAKGAEAAERIRAEADRQQVVILAEAYKEAEQLRGAGDAKSADVYATAYQKNAEFYAFYRSLIAYRKVFEQGGDMMVLEPDSEFFRFFKDKGGVR from the coding sequence ATGAACAGTGGAAAAATCGGTTTTCTGGCGGTTGGCCTGATTATTCTTGCCGGGTTTGGTTTCTCCAGCCTGTTTGTGGTGAACCAATGGGAGATGGCACTGAAGCTGCGACTGGGCGAAATTGTCGATGATGACTATGCTCCTGGCCTGCACTGGCGTATACCGGTCATTCATAATGTGATGAAGTTTGATGGCCGTATTCAGACACTGGATACCCGTCCCGAACGCTATCTGACCATTGAAAAGAAAGACGTGATCGTTGACTCTTACGTCAAGTGGCGTATTACCCATGTTGCTCAGTACTTCCGGTCTACCGGTGGCAGCAGTACCAAGGCGTCACGCCTACTCTCCGAGCGCATTAATACCAGCCTTCGAAATGAGTTCGGTAAGCGGACGATTAAAGAGGTGGTCTCCGGTGAGCGTGCCGAGATTATGGCGGAGCTGACCAAGGCTTCGGATGAGATGGCCAATGAACTGGGCATTGAGGTCCTTGATGTCAGGGTCAAGCAGATCGATTTGCCCCCGGAAGTGAGCGAATCTGTCTATGGCCGTATGCGTGCCGAGCGTGAACGTGTCGCACGTGACCTACGGGCCAAGGGTGCAGAGGCGGCAGAGCGTATCCGGGCTGAAGCGGATCGCCAGCAGGTGGTGATTCTGGCTGAAGCCTATAAAGAAGCCGAACAGCTGCGTGGTGCCGGCGATGCAAAATCAGCGGATGTCTATGCCACTGCCTACCAGAAGAATGCGGAATTTTACGCCTTCTACCGCAGCCTGATTGCCTATCGAAAGGTTTTTGAGCAGGGTGGTGACATGATGGTGCTGGAACCGGATTCTGAGTTTTTCCGTTTCTTTAAGGACAAAGGCGGAGTTCGTTAA
- the hflK gene encoding FtsH protease activity modulator HflK, translating to MAWNEPGGDNKDPWSGKGGDQGPPDLDEVVKKMQEKFGGIFGGKGGGGNGSGSSSGTPGPANIKVIGGLIAAGLIVLLAVKSFYTVEPAERGVILRFGAYFEVTEPGPHFMIPIMDEVLKVNVDQISTFRHKATMLTKDENIVDIELTVQSRIQDAADYLFQDQSPEKTIRDATETAVRQSIGKNDLDFILTEGRSAIAADIKTRIQSLLNLYRTGLEVTSVNTQPAKPPEQVKSAFDDAIKAREDKERLENQAEAYANEIVPVARGGAARRVADANAYREKVIAEAEGEASRFLAVLTEYEKAPEVTRKRLYLETVENVLSNTNKVIMDVDSGNSLMYLPLDKLIQGSARGSATTSPSNTMSTPQRVDGGSTGSTRSRRVR from the coding sequence ATGGCCTGGAATGAACCGGGTGGGGACAATAAGGACCCCTGGAGTGGAAAAGGTGGTGATCAAGGACCGCCTGACCTGGATGAAGTGGTTAAGAAGATGCAGGAGAAGTTTGGCGGTATCTTCGGCGGCAAGGGTGGTGGCGGAAATGGCAGCGGAAGCTCCTCAGGAACCCCCGGCCCGGCAAATATAAAAGTGATTGGCGGTCTGATTGCTGCAGGTTTGATTGTGCTGCTGGCCGTTAAGAGTTTCTATACTGTTGAACCGGCTGAGCGCGGCGTCATTTTGCGCTTTGGTGCCTATTTCGAAGTGACCGAGCCTGGTCCCCACTTTATGATCCCGATAATGGATGAGGTGCTCAAGGTCAACGTCGATCAGATCTCCACCTTCCGTCACAAAGCAACCATGCTGACCAAGGATGAGAACATTGTCGATATTGAGTTGACGGTACAGTCACGCATCCAGGATGCGGCAGATTATTTGTTCCAGGATCAATCTCCGGAAAAGACCATTCGTGACGCTACTGAAACAGCGGTACGCCAGTCCATCGGCAAGAATGATCTGGATTTTATTCTTACCGAAGGCCGTAGCGCCATTGCCGCCGATATCAAAACGCGTATACAGTCGCTGCTAAACCTCTATCGCACTGGTCTGGAAGTGACCAGTGTGAATACCCAGCCGGCGAAGCCGCCAGAGCAGGTGAAGAGCGCATTCGATGATGCCATCAAGGCCCGTGAGGATAAAGAGCGTCTGGAGAATCAAGCGGAAGCCTACGCCAACGAAATTGTGCCGGTGGCGCGTGGTGGTGCAGCCAGGCGCGTGGCCGATGCCAACGCCTACCGTGAAAAAGTAATAGCTGAGGCAGAGGGTGAGGCATCCCGTTTCCTGGCGGTACTTACTGAGTATGAAAAGGCCCCGGAAGTGACTCGCAAGCGTCTCTATCTGGAGACTGTGGAAAATGTGTTGAGCAATACCAACAAGGTTATTATGGATGTGGATAGCGGCAACAGTCTGATGTATCTACCGCTGGATAAGCTGATTCAGGGGTCGGCGCGTGGATCGGCTACGACCAGCCCGTCCAACACTATGTCTACGCCTCAGAGGGTGGATGGCGGTTCCACCGGGTCAACCCGCAGCAGGAGGGTTCGCTAA
- the hflX gene encoding ribosome rescue GTPase HflX, whose product MFECPKNGEKAILVHVDIGTKTDQDELAEFEELATSAGGSPVATVMSSRKEPDPRLYIGRGKAGEIRETILATGAGLVIFNHALSPSQERNLEQEFECRVVDRTGLILDIFAQRARSFEGKLQVELAQLRHFSTRLVRGWTHLKRQKGGIGLRGPGETQLETDRRLLNNRIAKIRRRLAKVEGQRDQGRRARSKAEIATVSLVGYTNAGKSTLFNQMTGSGVYVENQLFATLDPTLRRVDLPGESSLVLADTVGFISNLPHELVAAFRSTLQETSEASLLLHIIDAASPQKTVCVTEVNSVLKQIGADEIPQIEIYNKIDLMEDGGPGLERGEDGLVRRVRLSARTGEGVDLLLGALAEFFHQERVHKVVQLEPADGRLRARLFELGGVVAEAVTEMGGWEIEIELPKKAYDQLICQESTLEKRLIA is encoded by the coding sequence ATGTTTGAATGCCCAAAAAACGGAGAGAAAGCCATCCTGGTGCATGTTGATATTGGCACGAAAACAGACCAGGATGAACTGGCTGAGTTTGAAGAGCTGGCAACTTCGGCCGGCGGGTCGCCTGTGGCTACGGTAATGAGCAGTAGGAAAGAGCCTGATCCCAGGCTCTATATCGGACGCGGCAAAGCTGGAGAGATCCGTGAAACCATCCTCGCTACCGGGGCGGGGCTGGTGATTTTCAATCATGCGCTCTCACCCAGCCAGGAGCGTAACCTGGAGCAGGAATTTGAGTGTCGGGTAGTGGATAGAACCGGCCTGATTCTTGATATTTTCGCCCAGCGGGCGCGCTCGTTCGAAGGTAAACTGCAGGTTGAGTTGGCCCAGCTCCGGCATTTTTCAACCCGTCTGGTCAGAGGCTGGACTCACCTGAAAAGACAGAAGGGTGGTATTGGTCTGCGCGGCCCGGGTGAAACCCAGCTGGAGACTGACAGGCGCTTATTGAATAACCGCATTGCCAAGATCCGGCGACGACTGGCAAAAGTGGAGGGGCAAAGAGACCAGGGAAGACGGGCACGCAGCAAGGCGGAGATAGCAACGGTCTCTCTGGTTGGTTATACCAACGCCGGAAAATCCACGCTATTCAACCAGATGACCGGTTCGGGTGTGTACGTTGAGAACCAGCTCTTCGCGACTCTTGACCCTACCCTGCGACGGGTGGATCTGCCAGGAGAGAGTTCCCTTGTATTGGCCGATACCGTAGGATTTATCTCCAATCTTCCTCATGAATTGGTGGCGGCTTTCAGATCTACCCTGCAGGAGACTTCAGAAGCCTCGCTGCTGTTGCATATAATTGATGCGGCGAGCCCGCAAAAAACGGTCTGCGTTACAGAAGTGAACAGTGTTCTAAAGCAGATTGGGGCAGATGAGATTCCCCAGATCGAGATCTATAACAAGATCGATCTGATGGAAGATGGAGGCCCCGGTTTAGAGCGGGGTGAAGATGGTCTGGTCCGACGAGTCCGGCTCTCAGCACGGACCGGAGAGGGTGTCGATCTTTTATTGGGTGCTCTGGCGGAATTTTTTCATCAGGAGCGGGTCCACAAAGTGGTGCAGCTTGAGCCGGCAGATGGCCGTTTACGGGCGAGATTGTTTGAACTGGGCGGGGTGGTCGCAGAAGCGGTCACTGAAATGGGTGGCTGGGAGATAGAGATTGAACTGCCGAAGAAAGCGTATGATCAGCTGATTTGTCAGGAATCAACGCTGGAGAAACGATTGATTGCCTGA
- the hfq gene encoding RNA chaperone Hfq, with protein MSKGQSLQDPFLNALRKERIPVSIFLVNGIKLQGQIESFDQFVVLLKNTVSQMVYKHAISTVVPSRNVKLQVSTENSSESEPGNY; from the coding sequence ATGTCCAAAGGGCAGAGCTTGCAAGACCCTTTCCTGAATGCATTGCGTAAAGAGCGTATTCCTGTGTCAATCTTCCTTGTGAATGGAATCAAATTACAGGGGCAGATCGAGTCATTTGATCAATTCGTCGTGCTGCTGAAGAATACTGTCAGCCAGATGGTGTACAAACACGCCATTTCCACAGTGGTTCCATCACGCAACGTTAAGCTCCAGGTAAGCACTGAAAACTCGTCGGAATCGGAGCCAGGCAACTATTGA
- the miaA gene encoding tRNA (adenosine(37)-N6)-dimethylallyltransferase MiaA, whose product MSSLLPPAIFLMGPTASGKTELAIQLVQELPCEIISVDSALVYRGMDIGTAKPDADGLALAPHRLIDICDPAEIYSVASFREDALAEMAEITAAGHIPLLVGGTMLYFRALEHGLSELPEADKGVRSHLEREAALHGWTYMHDKLLKVDPKGGARIHPNDTQRIQRALEVHELTGRPMSELQAQSSGKKLPYRVIKLARAPKERAVLYQRIAGRFQLMLDQGFEQEVRNLLKQDDLVPDMPSMRSVGYRQMLKYILGEWDREMMIEKGIIATRQLAKRQLTWLRSDSEIHWLDEIEGELSSEALKIIRPVLI is encoded by the coding sequence ATGAGTAGCCTGCTGCCACCGGCTATCTTCCTGATGGGGCCGACGGCCTCCGGTAAAACAGAACTGGCGATCCAGTTGGTGCAGGAGCTTCCCTGTGAAATCATCAGTGTGGATTCAGCCCTGGTTTACCGTGGTATGGATATAGGTACAGCCAAACCGGATGCCGATGGGCTGGCCCTGGCACCCCACCGGCTGATTGATATCTGTGACCCGGCAGAGATCTATTCAGTGGCCAGTTTCCGGGAGGATGCCCTGGCAGAGATGGCAGAGATCACCGCAGCCGGGCATATCCCATTATTGGTGGGAGGGACTATGCTCTACTTTCGTGCTCTGGAGCACGGTTTGTCGGAGCTGCCTGAAGCGGATAAGGGGGTGCGGTCACATCTGGAACGGGAAGCGGCTCTGCATGGTTGGACGTATATGCATGACAAACTGTTGAAAGTCGATCCGAAAGGTGGGGCCAGAATTCATCCCAATGACACCCAGCGCATCCAGCGGGCCTTGGAGGTGCATGAATTGACTGGGCGTCCCATGTCCGAACTACAGGCACAGAGCAGTGGTAAAAAGCTGCCCTATCGTGTGATAAAGCTGGCGCGCGCGCCAAAAGAGCGGGCGGTGTTGTACCAACGGATTGCCGGACGGTTTCAGCTGATGCTGGATCAGGGCTTTGAGCAGGAGGTTAGAAACCTGCTGAAACAAGATGATCTGGTACCTGATATGCCCTCGATGCGCTCTGTCGGCTATCGCCAGATGCTGAAATATATACTGGGGGAGTGGGATAGGGAAATGATGATAGAAAAGGGCATCATAGCCACCCGCCAGCTCGCCAAACGCCAATTAACCTGGCTCCGATCCGATTCTGAAATCCACTGGCTGGACGAAATAGAGGGTGAGTTGAGCTCAGAGGCCTTGAAAATCATTCGTCCTGTCCTCATATGA
- the mutL gene encoding DNA mismatch repair endonuclease MutL: MRIHALPPQLINQIAAGEVVERPASVVKELVENSLDAGAIRIDVEIEQGGVRLIRVRDNGGGIQHDDLALALSRHATSKIGSLEELERVCSMGFRGEALPSIASVSRLTLSSRSADGDAGWSVTGDGGKQVALPEPVAHPVGTTLDVRDLFFNTPARRKFLRTEKTEFNQIETLVKRLALSRFDVAFSLQHNRREIFSQPPATQRVEQERRLAGLLGGAFLEQALYFERKQAGLRLFGWVARPTFSRSQADMQYFYVNGRMVRDKLVTHAVRQAFQGVLFHGRHPAYVLYLELDPLLVDVNVHPTKHEVRFRDGRMAHDFLFRTLHKVLAKTKPGTEVDRETGEIRQIDAALTPAPTSLSATSAYQRPLGFQVQERSGNYRSSFDMQHPLPSASAENADEPEEIPPLGYALAQLKGVYVLAENSEGLVLVDMHAAHERITYECFKQARAENGIQSQPLLVPVSVVVSGREAELAEEHMDLFSELGMEVDRLDTETLVVRAIPVPLQGADAEKLLRDLLSDIVVHGTSERIRNEINGVLSTMACHGSVRANRLLTVEEMNALLRDMERTERSDQCNHGRPTWTQLDMANLDRLFLRGR, encoded by the coding sequence ATGCGCATTCATGCCTTACCTCCTCAACTGATCAATCAGATCGCCGCTGGCGAGGTGGTTGAGCGCCCGGCTTCGGTGGTTAAAGAGCTGGTGGAGAACAGTCTGGACGCTGGTGCAATCCGGATTGATGTGGAGATAGAGCAGGGGGGTGTTCGTCTCATTCGGGTGCGTGATAATGGTGGCGGCATTCAGCATGATGATCTGGCCCTGGCGCTCTCCCGTCATGCCACCAGCAAGATCGGCAGCCTTGAAGAGTTGGAGAGGGTCTGCAGTATGGGGTTTCGTGGCGAGGCACTGCCCAGCATAGCCTCGGTATCACGGTTGACCCTCTCATCGAGGTCTGCCGATGGGGATGCCGGCTGGAGTGTAACTGGCGATGGTGGTAAACAAGTGGCATTACCCGAACCTGTCGCCCACCCGGTAGGGACCACTCTTGACGTGCGCGACCTTTTCTTTAACACACCGGCCCGGCGCAAATTTTTGCGCACGGAAAAGACAGAATTCAATCAAATCGAGACTCTGGTGAAGCGTTTGGCCCTGAGCCGGTTTGATGTGGCTTTTTCCCTGCAACATAACCGGCGTGAAATATTCTCTCAGCCCCCTGCAACTCAGCGGGTGGAGCAGGAGAGACGGCTGGCCGGGCTTCTGGGGGGGGCTTTTCTGGAGCAGGCGCTCTATTTTGAGCGGAAGCAGGCGGGATTACGTCTGTTTGGATGGGTTGCCCGGCCGACCTTCTCACGTAGTCAGGCCGATATGCAGTACTTTTATGTCAACGGTCGCATGGTGCGGGATAAGCTGGTCACTCATGCAGTACGTCAGGCGTTTCAGGGTGTGCTGTTTCACGGCAGGCATCCTGCCTATGTACTCTATCTTGAGCTGGACCCGCTGCTGGTTGATGTCAATGTCCATCCCACCAAACACGAGGTTCGTTTTCGTGATGGTCGGATGGCCCATGACTTCCTGTTCCGTACCCTGCACAAGGTTTTGGCCAAGACTAAACCCGGAACAGAAGTGGATAGAGAGACCGGTGAAATTCGACAGATCGATGCTGCCTTGACACCGGCGCCCACCTCTTTATCGGCAACGTCTGCTTATCAGCGGCCCCTGGGGTTTCAAGTACAGGAGCGCTCTGGCAATTATAGGTCCAGTTTTGACATGCAACACCCATTGCCATCTGCATCTGCTGAGAATGCCGATGAACCTGAAGAGATTCCGCCCCTTGGGTATGCCCTGGCGCAGCTCAAAGGGGTCTATGTTCTGGCGGAGAACAGTGAGGGGCTGGTACTGGTGGATATGCACGCAGCCCACGAACGTATCACCTACGAATGTTTCAAGCAGGCCCGTGCCGAGAATGGAATCCAAAGCCAGCCGCTGTTGGTGCCGGTATCGGTCGTTGTCAGCGGACGGGAGGCTGAGCTTGCAGAAGAGCACATGGATCTGTTTTCCGAGCTTGGCATGGAGGTGGACAGATTGGATACCGAGACATTGGTGGTACGTGCCATTCCGGTACCGTTACAGGGTGCAGATGCTGAAAAATTGTTGCGGGATTTGCTCTCCGATATTGTGGTTCACGGTACCAGTGAGCGGATTCGAAACGAGATCAATGGGGTGTTATCGACCATGGCTTGTCATGGCTCGGTGCGTGCCAATCGCCTCCTAACTGTTGAAGAGATGAACGCACTGTTGCGCGATATGGAACGCACTGAGCGAAGTGATCAGTGCAACCATGGACGCCCGACCTGGACCCAGCTCGATATGGCCAATCTGGACCGGCTTTTTCTGCGAGGCCGTTGA
- a CDS encoding transposase, which produces MFKVLVLQHLLNLPDDQTEFQIRDRYSVCHFLGLSPEGKVPDAKTVWVYRERLKEWGFFDKLFSELLIQLVGMMNLVYNMRRLVWLAG; this is translated from the coding sequence ATGTTCAAGGTGTTGGTCCTACAGCATTTACTCAATCTACCCGATGATCAAACAGAGTTCCAGATTCGGGATCGCTATAGCGTTTGTCATTTTCTTGGACTGAGCCCGGAAGGTAAGGTGCCCGATGCCAAAACAGTTTGGGTATATCGTGAGCGCCTGAAAGAATGGGGCTTTTTCGATAAACTCTTTTCAGAGCTGTTGATCCAGTTGGTTGGTATGATGAATTTGGTGTACAACATGCGTCGATTGGTGTGGCTGGCCGGATGA
- a CDS encoding ABC transporter ATP-binding protein gives MNPILQVTNLAKHYSEVKAVDGVSFAIEQGTCFGLLGPNGAGKSTTVEILEGIITPTSGNIRYRGEPIGPEFRNDAGIMFQSTSLQDYIKVKEALILFQRFYPRSRPLDELIERCALNKFLDRDVRNLSGGQRQRLLLAIALINDPEIIFLDEPTTGLDPQARRNFWSLVKQIKAEKKTLILTTHYMEEAHELCDEIAIMDHGHIISQGSPQALLKAHFDNSVITLPDSDVPQSLDQDDKLSLFRKEGQVSILSSDINTSILHLINQGVPLTRLQVRSRTLEDLFLALTGHELRS, from the coding sequence GTGAATCCTATTCTGCAAGTAACCAACTTGGCTAAGCACTACAGCGAAGTGAAAGCCGTAGATGGCGTAAGTTTTGCTATTGAGCAAGGTACCTGCTTTGGCTTGCTGGGGCCCAACGGCGCAGGCAAAAGTACAACCGTAGAGATACTTGAAGGGATTATTACACCCACTTCCGGCAACATCAGATACAGGGGGGAACCGATTGGTCCCGAGTTCCGCAACGATGCCGGAATCATGTTCCAGAGCACATCACTGCAGGATTACATCAAGGTAAAAGAGGCCCTGATCCTGTTTCAGCGCTTCTATCCCCGCTCCCGTCCTCTGGATGAGTTGATCGAACGCTGCGCCCTGAATAAGTTTCTCGACCGTGATGTAAGAAATCTCTCAGGCGGCCAGAGACAACGATTGTTGCTGGCCATTGCCCTGATCAATGATCCGGAAATTATTTTTCTCGACGAACCCACCACAGGTCTCGATCCACAGGCACGGCGGAATTTCTGGTCGTTGGTAAAACAGATCAAAGCGGAAAAAAAGACGCTGATACTCACCACCCACTACATGGAAGAGGCGCATGAACTCTGCGATGAAATCGCCATCATGGATCATGGGCATATTATCTCCCAGGGATCGCCCCAAGCCTTACTCAAAGCACATTTTGATAATTCAGTAATCACTCTCCCCGATAGCGATGTACCGCAATCACTTGACCAGGACGACAAGCTTTCTCTGTTCAGGAAAGAGGGTCAGGTCAGCATTCTTAGCAGTGACATAAACACCTCAATCCTGCATCTAATCAACCAGGGAGTGCCCCTCACTCGTCTCCAGGTCCGCTCCCGCACCCTAGAAGACCTATTTCTTGCACTCACCGGCCACGAACTACGAAGCTGA
- a CDS encoding ABC transporter permease, which translates to MIKSRRFFAVFSARNHEFMRDRVAVSWNIVLPVMIVMGFAFAFTSDSMDLFKVGIHGDPGQAAETNHFLQTEHIQFIPVDKLDTAVTKVERHQLDMLLDLDSMRYWINSSSANGYIVERLLEGSSSALEKQTVTGDEVRYVDWLIPGVLGMNIMFSSLFGVGYVIVRYRKNGVLKRLKATPLTAFEFLSAQVLSRLWLIVLVTVLVYAGTNLLIGFRMYGSYTTLLLVLTLGTLSMISLGLIVAARLASEEAANGLLNMMSWPMMLLSGVWFSLEGSNPLVQQFANALPLTHVIEAARAVMIDGAAITDIWHHLVILVGMTALFTTIGASSFKWE; encoded by the coding sequence ATGATCAAATCACGCCGCTTTTTTGCTGTTTTCTCAGCCCGCAACCATGAGTTCATGCGGGACAGGGTTGCTGTCTCCTGGAATATCGTGCTGCCGGTAATGATTGTCATGGGCTTTGCCTTTGCATTCACCAGCGACAGTATGGATCTGTTTAAAGTTGGTATCCATGGCGATCCCGGCCAAGCTGCCGAGACCAACCACTTTCTGCAAACGGAACACATCCAGTTTATTCCTGTGGACAAACTGGATACTGCGGTAACCAAAGTCGAACGCCACCAACTGGATATGCTGCTCGACCTCGATAGCATGCGCTACTGGATCAACAGCAGCTCAGCCAATGGTTATATCGTGGAGAGGCTCCTCGAAGGTTCCTCATCAGCACTGGAAAAACAGACCGTCACCGGGGATGAGGTCCGTTATGTAGACTGGCTGATCCCCGGTGTACTGGGGATGAACATCATGTTCAGTTCCCTGTTCGGCGTAGGTTATGTGATTGTGCGGTACCGGAAAAACGGTGTGCTAAAACGACTGAAGGCAACACCCCTCACCGCTTTCGAATTCCTTTCCGCCCAGGTACTCTCCCGGCTCTGGCTGATTGTCCTGGTGACCGTGTTGGTTTACGCTGGCACTAATCTGCTGATTGGCTTTCGCATGTACGGTTCCTACACAACGCTGCTACTGGTACTGACACTCGGTACACTGAGCATGATCAGCCTGGGATTGATCGTTGCCGCCCGCCTGGCCAGTGAGGAAGCCGCCAATGGCCTGCTGAACATGATGAGCTGGCCGATGATGCTGCTGTCCGGTGTCTGGTTCTCCCTTGAGGGATCAAATCCATTGGTTCAGCAGTTTGCCAACGCCCTTCCGCTCACCCATGTAATCGAAGCGGCGAGGGCCGTGATGATCGATGGCGCAGCCATTACAGATATCTGGCACCATCTGGTGATTCTTGTGGGGATGACGGCCCTGTTCACGACGATTGGGGCAAGCAGCTTCAAATGGGAATAA